The nucleotide sequence TAGCTGGAGCGATATTCGGTAAAGTTAGAGTTGAAGGATTGGATAAAGATGATGTTCAGGCCGATAAAGTGATAGTTGAGCTCTTGAGGGAGTTTGGAGCTAACGTAAAAGTTGGCAAAGACTACGTTGAAGTTGAGAGGGGTGAATTAGTAGGGCAAGAAGTTGACTGCAGGGACTTTCCTGATCTCTTCCCAGTTTTAGCTGTTTTAGGAGCCTACTCAGAAGGAAGAACTGTTTTGAGGGCAAAGCATTTGCGCTACAAAGAGAGCGACAGGATAAGGGCTATGGCTTTGAACTTGGCGAAGATGGGTGCAAAAGTAAAAGAGCTCGACGACGGTTTAATAATAAGCAAGAGCGAGCTTAGAGGCACTGTATTGAATCCGCAAAATGACCACAGGATTGCAATGGCATTAACAATTGCCGCTTTAGGTGCAAGAGGGAAAAGTGTCATCTTAAACGAGAGATGCGTCGAAAAGTCCTATCCGAACTTCTTTGGAGATTTAAGGGGGTTGGTCAGCCAATGATGGGAAGAATGCTTAGATTTTCGCTCTTCGGTGAGAGCCATGGAAGAGTTGTTGGAGTTCTAATTGAGGGAGTTCCACCAGGAATTAAAGTTAATCTAGAAAAGATGAAAGCTGAGCTTGAGAGGAGAAAGGGCATTAAGAGGTTCTCAACTAAAAGAAGAGAGAGCGACAAGCCAGTAATCCTCTCAGGGGTCTTCAACGGCTTTACGACTGGTTCTCCTATAGCTGTAATCATTGAGAACAAAGATGTTGATTCATCTTATTATGAGGAAATAAAAAACACCCCAAGACCCGGACACAGTGATTACACTGCTAAAATCAAGTATTTTGGATTCAACGATTACAGGGGTGGTGGATTTTTCTCTGGCAGGTTGACGGCTGGAATAGTAATAGCCGGCTACTTTGCGAAGGAGATTTTAGCAAAAGCTGGAATAGAAGTAAAAGCTTACATAAAATCCATTGGAAAAGTAAAAGCAAGGAATTTGAGCGTTGAAGAAATCTTTAGCTCAAAAAACAGCTTTTGCCCAGATGAGGAAGTTTTTCAAAAAATGCTCGAAGAGATGGAAAGAGCAAGGAAAGATGGGGACAGTGTTGGTGGCATTGTCGAAGTTATAGCCCTAAACGTTCCTCCCGGCTTTGGCGGTCCTTACGACGAAGATTTGGAAGGGGATTTAGCTAAAGCCTTCTTTGCAATTCCAGCTGTTAAGGGGGTTGAATTTGGTTTAGGTTTTAAGATAGCTGAGCTTAGAGGAAGTGAAGCAAACGATCCATTTGTTGTCAAAGATGGGAAAATTATGACAGAGACCAACAACTGCGGCGGCATTTTGGGAGGAATAAGCAATGGAATGCCAATAGTTGCGAGAATTGCATTTAAACCAACACCTTCAATTTACAAGCCACAAAGAACGGTTGACTTGGAGAAGATAGAAGAAACTGAGATAAAGCTCAGAGGCCGCTTTGATTCCTGCATAGTACCAAAAGCTCTGCCAGTTGTTGAATCCATGATGGCCTTGGTTTTGGCAGATCATTTGCTGAGGTGGTTGAGTTGGAAAGGCTTCATGAGCTTAGGAAAAGGATAGATGAGATTGATAAACAAATAATTGAGCTCTTGGAGAAGAGAGTTAGGATTGCTAAGGAGATTGGGGAAATAAAGAGAGAGTTAAACTTGCCCATAAGGGATGAAAAAAGAGAGGAAGAAGTCCTCAGGAGAGCTGGCAAGTTTAGGGAAGTCTTTGAGAAGATAGTGGAGGTTTGTAGGGATGTTCAACGTGTATGAGTTTTTTAACAAAATTTCATCGCTCAATCCCAAAATAAGATTAGATGCTGGACAACCGGATATAAATGTGGATGAGAGGATAATAGAAGAAGCTGTGAGCTCTTTAAAGAGGGGCGAAACAGGATATACCAAAACTCCTGGCTTAGATGAGCTTAGGGAGAAGATAGCAGAAGTTGAAGGAGTTGAAAAAGAGAATGTAATAGTTGGTAACGGCTCAAAGATTTTAATTGCTTCGCAGATTTTAAGGGCTAGGCGTATTGGAGTAATTTCTCCTTACTGGCAGGCTTATGAGAGCATAGCTAAGGCATTTGGGAAAGAAGTTAAAATCTTTAAGACTTCCCTTGAAGATGGCTGGAAGCCAAAAATAGAAAGATTAAATGTTGACTTACTCATCTTAAACTATCCAAACAATCCAACGGGAAAAATTCTGCCAAGAGAAAAGCTCAAAGAAATCCTTGAGATTGCTGAGGATGGAAATGTAAAAGTTTTAGCCGATGAAATTTACTCTGACATAACTTTTAAACCCTTCACACCAGCGAGGGAGCTTTATGACAACGTTGTGACCGTTAAAGGCTTCTCAAAGCTCTTCGCCATGACGGGATTTAGGTTAGGTTATGCAATAGCGCAAAGAGAAGATATTAAAGCTATGCAGAAGTTTTTAGAGGTAACAACAACTTGTGTTCCAATCTTCATTCAAAAGGCTGGAGTTAAAGCGTTAGAAATTAGAGAAGAGGTCAAAAAGAGGGTTGTCAAAATCTACGAGGAGAGAGCAAGACTTGCTTCAAGAATACTGAAAGACTTTGAATTTTACGAGCCAGATGGAGCGTTTTATCTCTTCGTTAGAATAGGAATTGATGGACTTAGTTTTGCCGAGAAGCTTTTAGAAAAGGGTGTTTCTGTTTTTCCAGGAATAGCCTTCGGAGATTATGGAGATTTTATCAGAATCTCATTGGTAAGTTCGAGGCTTGAAGAAGGACTCAAAATAATTAAGGAGGTTAAGCTATGCGCATCGGAATAATCGGCTATGGAAAAATGGGGAAGCTGTTTGCCAGAGAGTTCAGCACAAGGCATGAAGTTGGAATTTACTCAAACCATGCAGAAAAGAGTGAGTTTAAGCTGTTTAGCTCAATAGAGGAGCTTTTTAAATGGGCAGATTTGATTGTAATTGCTAAATCTCTTGAGGAGACACCCAAAGTTTTAGAGGAGCTTGCAAAGTTGAGTGAAAAAATTGAAGGAAAGGTCATCTTTGATATCTCGACATTCAAGAGAGATGTGATAGAGATTTACAAAAGATTTCCGGAGAGTGTTAAGGTTTGCAGTGTTCACCCGATGTTTGGTGCTGGAGCTAAGAGCTTCGAAGGAAGAAGATTCATAGTAATTCCAGTTGAGGGGAGAGAGGAAGATATAAATCCAGTGATAAATCTTTTCAAGGAATTTAAAGCTGAAGTTTTCGTTGCAGACGCAAAAACTCACGATGAAATGATGAAGATTGTCATTGGACTCCCATACTTCATTGGCATCTCATTCCTAAGCTTCCTCTCGGAATTTGAAGGAGTTGAAAACTTTGGAGGTACATCATTTGAGTATTTGACCACTTACGCAAAAGCTGTACTGAATGACTCACCAGAATTCATTGACGAGGTTTTGGAATTCTCAAAGGACAAAATCAAGGAATTCCTTAGATTCGTTGAAAAAGGAGAATTTAACGTTCAGGAGCTTAGAGAGAAGTTTGAACATGAAATTGAGGAGAGCTACAAAAGATTTTACATAGTGTTAAACAAAGAATGATTGGAATTGACAAATTTCGTCTAAATGACATTTTCTCTTTGAAAAACTTTTTATCGCCAAAGGATTTCAAAAAAGGGAGTGTCAAAAATGGAAAGGATAGCATTCATAGACATTGAAGGAACATTAACAGAATATGAATTCTGGAACGAAATAGCGAATTACGTTGAGAAAGGAAATGAAATACGTGAGTTACTTTATAATGGGCTTAGAGGAGAAATTGACTGGTTTGAAGGATTTATGAAGAGAATAGAGCTCATAAAGGGAGTTGACAAAAAGTTAATTTTAAAAGCATCTCAAAAGCTTGAGCTCCAACCCCAAGCGAGAGAATTAGTCGAGCTCTTGAAGAGTGAAGGCTTTTACGTAGTTTTGGTGAGTGGAGGTTTTAAGGAAGTTGTAAAAAAAGCCCTAACGTATACCAATGCAAACATGCTCATTGCGAATAAGTTGCTTTTCAAAGATGGAAAAGTCTGTGGAGTTTACCTATCTTTCAGGAGCAAGGATGAAATACTGGACAGATTTTCAGCAGAAAGAAGTTTTGTTTTAGCTATTGGGGATGGGAGTAACGACATTCCAATGTTTAAAAGGGCTAACGTAAGCATTGCAGTCGGAAACAACAAAAAGGCCATTGAACATGCTGACTTTAATGCTAATAACCTTGACGAGCTCATAAAACTCGTCAGTGAAGTGCTTGAAAATGGTGTAGAAATCAGAAGGGGATATGCTCTTCCTCAAGAAGGAACTCTAGAGACACCTTGAGACCATAGGAAGGTTCATAATTACATTTTTCTTTTGAAAGCCTCGCCCTTTAGGGCGGGGAGGAGGTCAGAAATTCCAGCGCAAAACTTATTATTCAAGCCTTAGATGTAGTTCTGGTGGGATTATGCAAAAAGATAAGCCGAGTATCACAAAAGTTGTTAAAGACCTTATCATGTCAAAACCAGCGATTAGGGAATGTATGATTCTGGATATTGTAAACTACAGTGCTCTGGCAAGACTCTTGTTGGAAGAATTAGAGAGTAGGGACATCAAAACCTCAGTTGGAGCTGTAAAGATGGCTTTGATAAGGCTTGGAGGCGAGCTTAAGAAAGAGAGGGAATCCCTTGAGAGACAAATTAAGAATGTTATCGCTGGAACAGTTATTGAACTCCAATCCGATTTAGTAGTTGTAACAGTCGAAAAAAGAATCCTTTTAAATAAAATTGAAAGGCTTTCGAAGGTCATGGAAAAAGCTCGTTTCTTCCAACTTACACAAGGTGTTGAGACATTTACAATTGTTGTCTCGAGTGAGGAGAAAGAAGAGATAATCAAGATTTTGGAAGAAAGCGTAGTCGATATTATCGAAGAACAAACGGCTATAATCCTCATAAGTCCCGAGGAAATAATTGAGACTCCGGGAATAGTGGCTTTCGTGACATCGGCACTCTCCTCAAATGGAGTAAACATAACCCAAGTAATCTCGTGTCATAAAGATACAATATTCGTTCTCGACAGAAGGGATGCTCCAAAAGCTTACCAAATCCTTGAAGAGTTGATTTTAAAGATGAGGAAGGCTTAAGTTTGTCAAAAATACAAAACACAAGGGGAAAAATTTATATCCATTAATGAACATAAGTGTGGGCCTAGGTGATAAAATGTTCTCTCAGAGAATACTTGACATCGATATGAGTGAAGTCAAACGAGTGGTCTCTTTAATAAAAGGTGGGAACGTAATTTCATTCGCCGGTGGAGTGCCAAGTAAGGAGCTTTTTCCTCTTAAAGAGCTGAGAGAAGCATTTCTAGAAGTTGGGGAAATTGCTGATGTGTTTCAATATGGTTCAACTTTGGGATTTGAAGGCCTCAGAGAGGAACTATTAAAGCACTTAAAGGAAAGTCAGGAAATTCATGCAAAACTCGAAGAGATAATGATAACTCACGGTTCTCAGCAGGGAATTGATATCATTGGAAGGGTTCTTGTTGATCCAGGAGATATAATTGTAGTCGAAGCACCAACGTACTTTGTCGCTCTAAACACCTTCCAAGTTTATGAAGCGAGATTTCTTCAAGTTGGGCTTGATGAAGAGGGTCTGAAGACTGAAGAACTTGAAAGCCTATTAAGAAAGGGTGAAAAGATAAAACTCGTCTATACAATTCCAACGTTCCAAAATCCTTCTGGAGTTACTATGGGCGAAGAGAGAAGGAAACACTTAGTGGAGCTTGCAGAGGATTTTGACTTCATAATAGTTGAGGACAATCCATATGGAGAGCTTCGCTATTCAGGAAGCCCTGTAAAAGCAATAAAGCACTTTGATAAGAGTGGAAGGGTAATAAACTTGGGAACGTTCTCAAAGATTTTCGTTCCGGGCTTTAGGTTGGCATGGCTTATAGCGAGTGAAGAACTCATGGAAAAGCTTGAAGTTGGAAAATTAACCACCGATGTTTGTTCAAACACAGTTGGACAGTACGTTACTTGGGCATTTATGAGGAAAGGGTTATTAAAGAAGCACATCCAAAGACTTATAGAGTTCTATAGGCCAAAACGGGATGCAATGCTTGAGGCCTTAGATGAGTTCATGCCTGAAAACGTCAGCTGGACAAAGCCGGATGGGGGAATGTTTATCTGGTTAACTATTGATGATAATGTTGATACCAAAGAAATGCTTGAGGATGCTGTTAAGAGAGGAGTTGCTTATGTTCCCGGAAAAGTGTTTTATACCTTAAGGGGTGGAGAAAACCAGATGAGGCTGAACTTCACATTTGAAAGTGTTGAACGGATAAGGGAAGGGGTAAAGATTCTAGCAAAACTTATTTCTATCTCTTAGGATTTTCGTTTTTTATTTCAAAAAGAATAAAGCTAGAAAGAGCTAAAGGGCATTTGTTCCCTTCTCTTCAGTCCTGATCCTTATAGCCTCTTCGATGGGTATTATGAATATCTTTCCGTCTCCAACTTCACCAGTCTTTGCAGCACTTATTATTGCCTTGACAACTCTGTCCACATCTTTGTCGTCAACGACTACCTCAATTTTTACTTTTGTTAGGAGCTCGACTTTCATCAGTCTTCCTCTAAATTGTATTGTCATTCCTCCTTCTTTTCCTCTTCCCATCACCGCAGTCACTGTCATTCCGAAGAATCCCTCATCTTCTAACGCTTTTATGACGTCCTTAAGCTTTTCCTCCCTGATTATTGCCTCAACCTTCTTCATTCTTTCTCACCTCCGTTCTTAACTGTTGGAAGTAATACTG is from Thermococcus paralvinellae and encodes:
- a CDS encoding chorismate mutase, coding for MVELERLHELRKRIDEIDKQIIELLEKRVRIAKEIGEIKRELNLPIRDEKREEEVLRRAGKFREVFEKIVEVCRDVQRV
- the aroC gene encoding chorismate synthase; its protein translation is MMGRMLRFSLFGESHGRVVGVLIEGVPPGIKVNLEKMKAELERRKGIKRFSTKRRESDKPVILSGVFNGFTTGSPIAVIIENKDVDSSYYEEIKNTPRPGHSDYTAKIKYFGFNDYRGGGFFSGRLTAGIVIAGYFAKEILAKAGIEVKAYIKSIGKVKARNLSVEEIFSSKNSFCPDEEVFQKMLEEMERARKDGDSVGGIVEVIALNVPPGFGGPYDEDLEGDLAKAFFAIPAVKGVEFGLGFKIAELRGSEANDPFVVKDGKIMTETNNCGGILGGISNGMPIVARIAFKPTPSIYKPQRTVDLEKIEETEIKLRGRFDSCIVPKALPVVESMMALVLADHLLRWLSWKGFMSLGKG
- a CDS encoding prephenate dehydrogenase; translation: MRIGIIGYGKMGKLFAREFSTRHEVGIYSNHAEKSEFKLFSSIEELFKWADLIVIAKSLEETPKVLEELAKLSEKIEGKVIFDISTFKRDVIEIYKRFPESVKVCSVHPMFGAGAKSFEGRRFIVIPVEGREEDINPVINLFKEFKAEVFVADAKTHDEMMKIVIGLPYFIGISFLSFLSEFEGVENFGGTSFEYLTTYAKAVLNDSPEFIDEVLEFSKDKIKEFLRFVEKGEFNVQELREKFEHEIEESYKRFYIVLNKE
- a CDS encoding pyridoxal phosphate-dependent aminotransferase, producing the protein MFNVYEFFNKISSLNPKIRLDAGQPDINVDERIIEEAVSSLKRGETGYTKTPGLDELREKIAEVEGVEKENVIVGNGSKILIASQILRARRIGVISPYWQAYESIAKAFGKEVKIFKTSLEDGWKPKIERLNVDLLILNYPNNPTGKILPREKLKEILEIAEDGNVKVLADEIYSDITFKPFTPARELYDNVVTVKGFSKLFAMTGFRLGYAIAQREDIKAMQKFLEVTTTCVPIFIQKAGVKALEIREEVKKRVVKIYEERARLASRILKDFEFYEPDGAFYLFVRIGIDGLSFAEKLLEKGVSVFPGIAFGDYGDFIRISLVSSRLEEGLKIIKEVKLCASE
- a CDS encoding HAD family hydrolase, which encodes MERIAFIDIEGTLTEYEFWNEIANYVEKGNEIRELLYNGLRGEIDWFEGFMKRIELIKGVDKKLILKASQKLELQPQARELVELLKSEGFYVVLVSGGFKEVVKKALTYTNANMLIANKLLFKDGKVCGVYLSFRSKDEILDRFSAERSFVLAIGDGSNDIPMFKRANVSIAVGNNKKAIEHADFNANNLDELIKLVSEVLENGVEIRRGYALPQEGTLETP
- a CDS encoding P-II family nitrogen regulator, translating into MKKVEAIIREEKLKDVIKALEDEGFFGMTVTAVMGRGKEGGMTIQFRGRLMKVELLTKVKIEVVVDDKDVDRVVKAIISAAKTGEVGDGKIFIIPIEEAIRIRTEEKGTNAL
- a CDS encoding ACT domain-containing protein, translating into MQKDKPSITKVVKDLIMSKPAIRECMILDIVNYSALARLLLEELESRDIKTSVGAVKMALIRLGGELKKERESLERQIKNVIAGTVIELQSDLVVVTVEKRILLNKIERLSKVMEKARFFQLTQGVETFTIVVSSEEKEEIIKILEESVVDIIEEQTAIILISPEEIIETPGIVAFVTSALSSNGVNITQVISCHKDTIFVLDRRDAPKAYQILEELILKMRKA
- a CDS encoding aminotransferase-like domain-containing protein; the encoded protein is MFSQRILDIDMSEVKRVVSLIKGGNVISFAGGVPSKELFPLKELREAFLEVGEIADVFQYGSTLGFEGLREELLKHLKESQEIHAKLEEIMITHGSQQGIDIIGRVLVDPGDIIVVEAPTYFVALNTFQVYEARFLQVGLDEEGLKTEELESLLRKGEKIKLVYTIPTFQNPSGVTMGEERRKHLVELAEDFDFIIVEDNPYGELRYSGSPVKAIKHFDKSGRVINLGTFSKIFVPGFRLAWLIASEELMEKLEVGKLTTDVCSNTVGQYVTWAFMRKGLLKKHIQRLIEFYRPKRDAMLEALDEFMPENVSWTKPDGGMFIWLTIDDNVDTKEMLEDAVKRGVAYVPGKVFYTLRGGENQMRLNFTFESVERIREGVKILAKLISIS